The Lepisosteus oculatus isolate fLepOcu1 chromosome 28, fLepOcu1.hap2, whole genome shotgun sequence genome includes the window AAGAATTTTGTCCAAATTATGTACAACGGGTAATTTCATggtgaaaagtagaaagacaACATTTTGTCTGTGATATCAAAAGAAGGCTAACCAGCCATAATGCCTGTTTCTTCTACTTTGCaacgtggaattaacctttacttgctccctAGCTAGTACACAAAGGAAAAAGGAAGACATTTTCATGGCTTTTGGAAGACCAGTATgtgatgctgtttttttttgggggggaccAGACATTTCAAACGAGTGTCTGTGTCTTGATGGTGTTGGGATCTCTGCTGTCATTCAGATGAAATGTCAAAAGAAGCCCAACACCGTGAACATTGAAAGTCCCATGACATGTTGCACAGAATTCTAGGCTTGCCATGCACAAAATATTCATATAAGAAGTTTTTTTTGGGAagataaaatgtaatttgcCCTGATGTCATCACAGGCTCTGCCAAGGACCTGATCAGTACCCACTTCACAGATGGCATGAATGAGCTGGCTATCGCATACATTCTGCAGGGTATTCTCAAAGCTCTGGACTATATCCACCACATGGGATACGTGCACAGGTGAGCTGAGCTAGATGTTAGCAAGGATTGTTAAAACGGGGGGCAAGAAGGTACACACAGTGTAGCTCTTGGTAAAAGTGAATGAAACatctcaaaacgtttttttgtttgtcatatttcaaactttttttttaagtataatTTTATGTATACTGGATGCCTTCCTGCACCAGCAGTCCCtgtacacagcagatcagaatATCATCTGACCCATATCTCGATTAGTGTTTAGCATTGCACAGTGTTGATCAGCAACTTTCTTCTGCCTCATGAACTTGTAAGTTAAATTCCAATGTTACTCTGAACATCTTCGGTGATTCTGTAGAGCCATGGAGTTTTGTGGTTTTCCACTGGAGTTTTTTAGTTAATGGGACTGACCTGCAAGCTCTACATTCATAGGTCTTGTGTTTGAGCCGATTGCTGTAAAACCTGCAGAGCAGTGACGCTCCAGGCCAGGGGTGAATAGAATCGATTAAGTCAAAACAGTGGAACAGATCTGACACTGATTGTTCAGCAGTGATTTCATGATTTGATTTCAGCTTTTACCAGCTCTGGGCATCTATACAAATCTTGCAAGAGAAGCAGAAAAGTAATATTTCACAACCTTTAAACATGGTCGTCAAGCGTGAAACACCTAGAGCCACGTGTTGGCTTGCACGAAAGCTTGTGGATTGTAAAGCCTGAAATGGATTGAACAGTTGTGCGTTGGGGGAGTTGCGATTCCTCGTAACGGCTTGCTCGTCCTCGTGTGCGCCCGGCAGGAGTGTGAAGGCCAGTCACGTGCTGATCTCGGCCGACGGTCAGGTCTTCCTGTCTGGCCTGCGCAGTATCTTCAGCCTGATCCGCCATGGCCAGCGTGCACGCGTGGTGCACGACTTTCCCCAGTACAGTGTCAAAGTGCTGCCCTGGCTGAGCCCGGAGGTCCTGCAACAGGTAAGCAGCTCTGTCATCGTTTCCGTTCGTGCTGAATATAGctgcttaaaaataaaagaaacacctGAAGGACACCACCACTCTTCTTGAAAGTAGTTCCCAACCTCTCACTGTGCCCCTCTCTTTTTCAGAATTTGCAGGGTTACGATGCTCGTTCTGATATATACAGTCTTGGGATCACTGCCTGTGAGCTGGCCAATGGACATGTGCCCTTTAAGGATATGCCTGCAACTCAGGTTTGTGGTTGCAGTCGGTGGTTCCATGGGGATAAGCAGGGATACTGTTGCAATGGCGCTGAACTGAATAACAGTGATTCTTGCCATTGTGTAATTTAATCTAACCCGACttcttctctccctgtcccagATGCTCTTGGAGAAGCTGAATGGCACAGTGCCCTGCCTCTTGGACACCAGCACCATCCCTCCGGAGGAACTCACCATGAAGCCGTCCAGGTCGGGGGCCGACTCGGGCATCTGCGAGGGCACAGGGGCCTGCAGCACCCGCCACGCTAACGGGGAACCCAGCCAGCACCCCTACAATCGCACCTTCAGCAGCCACTTCCATGCCTTTGTGGAGCTGTGTCTGCAGAGGAATCCAGAGAGGAGGTAGGCCTGCCACACCGCCATCTTCCAGGCCCGCCGAGCACTAACCTCGTTATTGACTGGATGAAACGGTCACTGCCATGTCTTCTGATCGTGTTGCACGTGGCTTTCAGGAAAATCCATGAAAGCACGGGAGTTAGCACTGCACGCGCACATCTCGTGAGTGCTGGGTGTGACTCTGGCCTTGCACAACTGCCTGCGTGGAGCAGTTCTGTTCAAAACCCAAGCTTCACTGGCAACGCTGAACTGCCCCTCTCCCTGTGTACCAGGAACCCAGCCGGGAGGAGAGCTGTCATGTGCTCTGTCTCACCACGCACCCCTGGATAGGCTCCAGCCTGCTGAGATCCTCACCAGGTTAACAGGTTTAGGGATAATGGAAGGATCCCTAGAGACTCTTTTCAGTTTCATCAACTATTTTATGTAGAGCCCAAAGCTATAATTCCAGGCAAATATGTGTCTTCTTTACATAATGATTGATGGATATTTGGCACAAACTCATCAGGACCTTGCATAAAACATTTTGATGAAGCTCTAGTACCTAGACAAACAAATCAGGCAGAGTAACCTTCTCCTGTTTTTCTACCTTCCCATTTATTTGTgtagaattattttttgttatggaGTAGTTGCAACACGCATTCTCCCTCTTTTTTTTGCAGACCATCTGCCAGCACCCTTCTCAGCCATTCCTTTTTCAAGCAGGTAAGAACCCTCTTCTTTTGTCATAAAATCCTTATTCTCTCAGCCTGGAGAAAAAACAGCTACATCAGTGACCGCAAGGAAGCACAAAAGATTTAACCATTGAATTTCTGTGAGTTACTGTGCCAGTGAAATATTGCATTTGACAAATTACAAAAGGAGGTAATTTCTTGTAGTTATGCAGCTTTTCTTTCCAAAGGATCACAAAGCACTTTACGTGTAGCCATCCACCCCTTGAAGTGTTGCACCCACCTGCATCGCATGCTGAAGAAACCAGGATATTCCTCTACTCTTCCAGACACTGCCATGTCTTTAATGACCTAGTAGGAAGGCAGTGCAAAGCCTAAGGTCTAGTGGCTTCAGATGCTGTAGTGATAAATAATCCATGATGATAACTAATCATTTACACTACTGTTCTATACAGACCTAAGAATGAAACCTACAGAAATAAGGCCTACAGATGAAACATTCCTTCACATCCATAGAAACATCTTTGAAGGGGATTTGGTGGAAAGACTTTTTAATCATGACTTTACTTCTTGCAGCATGTTATAATGGGCCTCTCTCTGCATTCACAGCCCTCCACGCTTCTGCATTGACTTTACAGAAGATGCCCTAAAAACTGTtcgggaacaagtaaaggtttattctatactgaaaagagaagaaacctTTGGAACCTTTGGGtgtcgaagaaggctccacagccgaatctTTATTTAAGTACACATTAAGTActttgacacccgaagaaggttccagtttcttttcttctttttttcagcatgaaataaacctttacttgttcctactcatgctgatgcagcttccCACTTTCACTTCTCAAAACTGTTTGGCAGCATTGGCAATTTAATTGCCATTAAGGTCGATTTTCTCTCCATGTTTCATTCAAAGCAGTTTTTGATGACTAATTGTCCTTTTAAAGACCTCCCAATCTTGCAGCTGTTCATCACCTTGCTTTAGATGCTATAGTGATGTTGGACAACGTGTAGATGATAACTAATAAGTTACATTGCTGGTCCAATTACAGAGGAGAGTCTCATCagatctctctctccctttgttCTGCAGATAAAACGTCGGGCCTCAGACGCCCTGCCCGAGCTCTTGAGACCTGTGGCTCCCATCACCAACTTTGAGTGTGCCCAGCCTCCTGATTCCCCTACAGTCATGGCCAGTCTGGAGTCCAGCTTGAGCCACCTGGAGGTCGATGACTGGGATTTCTGACGAACAGTGGGGGCAACAGGGCATCTTAGAGTAGCTGTAGTGAAGACATTTTTCAGTGCTCTCAGTCAAATACTCGCTCCACGGTTACCGCTCAAGTGAACTAAGAATTGGTCAGAGCTTTTCGTGTCTTTTGCTTCATGCCGTGATGGCTACGGGCTCTTTGGAACACGTGTTTCTCCATCCTCCGGCATCAGCTGTTACAGATCAGAGAAATGTGAAAACGGTAGGCAACTGCACAATTCCACAACAGTattgaaagatgaaatacatcAGTCAGACATCCACGACTTGAAGAAGTGTTTCACTTGTAGTATTGGGAGAAGCTGTCTTTTATTTCAAGTTTTATTTGGGTGGGTGTAATTCACTGTCCTGCTCCACATGGAGGAAAAGGTTGtacacatgctgtaatacatctGAAACCGATGAGAATAAAACTTGTTGAAGGTGGCAGGGTTCTTTAGTTGGGTTTATTTGTGCACTAACAGGATTAGTTGTGAACAGGGGAATTGGAATAGGGGCTACAGCCTTCTGGTTTTTTGTTGCAAATTGAGTTCTATTAGTCTTTCCAGAGTATAtctatttttttgggggggggggggtgtctgaaAATAGAGGATTTTTTAAGGTAAAAAAAGGTTAAGGAAAGATGCAAGACTGAAGTGAAGACTATGCAAACCTGCTTTAACTCAATGGATGGCTCTTCATGAACTTGAGCCCTCCACCAGTTAATAGTTAATAGTGACAGAGTGGAGATGTTGACattgaaacatgaaaaaaaaacatgcttcaaTGAAAGGTAAATGAAATCTTATTTCAAGAGCTCAAGTTAAACCCCAGAAGCCTAGACCTTGTGATATCAATGTATTCTAAGACCAAATACAGGTTCTAAAAACTTTGTGTTGAAGGTACATTAAGAGAATTAAGGAAGCAGGTTTGTGAGctcagtgttaaaaaaaaaaacttgatgtGCAATACATTTTGGCAGCTACTGTTCATGAATTTGAACTTTTCATGCTGCCATATGATTTCAACAGACTGTAAATGTAGTTGTGTGTAAAAACAGTAAACGTGACAACTTTAACACCACTGAGCAAAAGGCTTTTGCTAAGCAGTAAGTAATCCTTTGCAGACCATTTGCTTTGGCATATGCCCTTGTCTGTTTTAAGCAGCAACAGAAAACACTCCATAAAATTGATCATAGTAAAAATGTTTGCAGCTTATACtaagttttgtgtaaaagtgtttGAGAAATGTCTATTGGAGAGTTCAACCACAGTGTACAAATGAAATGTCTGAATAGCTTGTGGGTGTTGTTGTCCAGATGGAAAGCCTCTAATGACGGTTCTGATGGTTGAAGAAGCTGTAGGTTCATCTAGCAGTGCACAGTCAGATCAAAACATTACACGCCTAAGATACCCAATGATAAACAGTAGGTAAGCACTAGTCATATAAATGATAATAAAGACGgtattttattccaaaaaaCAAATGAGACTGTACAAGATGGCAAATACACTAAAACAATAGGgacaccaaaaataaaatacaagacTTGTTTAAAAGAATGATCAAATGTAAAGTCAATTGAATCTGAAAGAGGACAAAGATATACTTGTCCTAATTCTCATCTGATGAGTGGATCTGCTCTGTCTCCTCTGACTGATGTTTCTGAATCTTTGCAATCAGCTCTGTAGGGAGAACAGAAAGGGTAGTGAAGATACATGAGGTCTAAATGGAATTACCTTTTCTTCAAAGTTCAAAAGCCAACCTAATGGGGAAGTAAAGAGTTAGACTAGGATATGCTTCAGCACACTTATTCCTAGAGCA containing:
- the strada gene encoding STE20-related kinase adapter protein alpha isoform X2, whose translation is MGSFLPDNSSYELLTIIGKGLEDLMAVNLGRYRPTGEHVAIRRINLEACTNDMVSYLQGELHVSKLFHHPNILPYKSIFIAENELWVITPFMAYGSAKDLISTHFTDGMNELAIAYILQGILKALDYIHHMGYVHRSVKASHVLISADGQVFLSGLRSIFSLIRHGQRARVVHDFPQYSVKVLPWLSPEVLQQNLQGYDARSDIYSLGITACELANGHVPFKDMPATQMLLEKLNGTVPCLLDTSTIPPEELTMKPSRSGADSGICEGTGACSTRHANGEPSQHPYNRTFSSHFHAFVELCLQRNPERRPSASTLLSHSFFKQIKRRASDALPELLRPVAPITNFECAQPPDSPTVMASLESSLSHLEVDDWDF
- the strada gene encoding STE20-related kinase adapter protein alpha isoform X1, which encodes MSFLRWVSEKLSVESLRDLELFGEQSSSQRKANEESTESLASLPHREAMGSFLPDNSSYELLTIIGKGLEDLMAVNLGRYRPTGEHVAIRRINLEACTNDMVSYLQGELHVSKLFHHPNILPYKSIFIAENELWVITPFMAYGSAKDLISTHFTDGMNELAIAYILQGILKALDYIHHMGYVHRSVKASHVLISADGQVFLSGLRSIFSLIRHGQRARVVHDFPQYSVKVLPWLSPEVLQQNLQGYDARSDIYSLGITACELANGHVPFKDMPATQMLLEKLNGTVPCLLDTSTIPPEELTMKPSRSGADSGICEGTGACSTRHANGEPSQHPYNRTFSSHFHAFVELCLQRNPERRPSASTLLSHSFFKQIKRRASDALPELLRPVAPITNFECAQPPDSPTVMASLESSLSHLEVDDWDF